From a region of the Thermomicrobium roseum DSM 5159 genome:
- the rpsU gene encoding 30S ribosomal protein S21 codes for MAKSVHVELRENESFDALLKRFTKELQKAGVLRDYRAKRHYVSKSEQRRAKIRKAEHRRRRKLAKLAKKGQLGL; via the coding sequence GTGGCGAAGTCGGTTCATGTCGAGCTGCGCGAGAATGAGAGCTTCGACGCTCTCCTGAAGCGATTCACCAAGGAACTGCAGAAGGCCGGGGTGCTCCGTGATTACCGCGCGAAGCGGCATTACGTGAGCAAGTCGGAGCAGCGTCGGGCCAAGATCCGCAAGGCCGAGCACCGGCGGCGGCGCAAGCTCGCGAAGCTCGCCAAGAAGGGCCAACTCGGGCTCTGA